Proteins encoded within one genomic window of Hahella chejuensis KCTC 2396:
- a CDS encoding UDP-N-acetylmuramoyl-L-alanyl-D-glutamate--2,6-diaminopimelate ligase — protein sequence MPGIAQQRLAELLKGIAEVPAALDCWLSDIQQDSRKVTSGALFVAAEGVSSNGAQYVEDALARGARAVLLPGTRQHVYEKGDVVFIELANVRPVVGIIAHRFFGQATHRMKVVGVTGTNGKSSVTHYVAQMAEGLGMSAAVVGTLGYGRPDSLKATTHTTPDAVSLHRVLAELRDEGIELVAMEVSSHALDQDRAAGVNFDVAVLTNITRDHLDYHGTLEAYAEAKKRLFLSDSVRWKVFNQDDPYGARWAQELQGPKTLTFSIGKQDQTAADVCAEDIHFDADGMSFALDLGATREPARLALVGEFNLSNALAACAAMSALKVEPQAVRQQLARLTPVAGRMQRLHEDKAPTVLVDYAHTPDALEVALKAARRHCPGRLWCVFGCGGDRDPGKRPLMGAVAAQYADEVVLTDDNPRGEDPESIVAQIVKGAEQGAHFQVVRPRNDAIRFAVEHAAQEDVILLAGKGHEDYQEIQGRRLPFSDIAIARDCLASVVGARGARSSANGEI from the coding sequence ATGCCGGGTATCGCGCAGCAACGACTGGCGGAACTGTTGAAGGGAATTGCGGAGGTGCCGGCCGCTTTGGACTGTTGGCTATCTGATATTCAACAGGACAGCAGAAAAGTAACCAGCGGCGCTTTGTTTGTCGCGGCTGAGGGCGTCAGTTCAAATGGCGCTCAGTATGTAGAGGATGCGCTGGCCAGAGGCGCTCGCGCCGTACTGCTGCCGGGAACGCGCCAGCATGTGTATGAAAAGGGCGACGTGGTCTTTATTGAACTGGCCAATGTGCGACCGGTTGTTGGGATTATCGCGCACCGGTTTTTCGGTCAGGCGACGCATCGTATGAAAGTAGTGGGAGTCACCGGTACTAACGGTAAGTCATCCGTCACCCATTACGTCGCGCAAATGGCGGAAGGGCTGGGAATGTCCGCGGCGGTAGTAGGCACGCTTGGCTACGGTCGTCCAGACAGCCTGAAAGCGACTACGCATACCACGCCGGATGCAGTGTCTTTGCACAGGGTGCTGGCGGAGCTGCGCGATGAAGGCATTGAACTGGTGGCGATGGAAGTGTCCTCCCATGCGTTGGATCAGGACAGAGCGGCGGGGGTTAACTTCGATGTGGCGGTGTTGACCAACATCACCCGGGATCACTTGGATTATCACGGCACGCTTGAGGCGTACGCGGAGGCCAAGAAGCGGCTGTTCCTGTCGGATTCCGTGCGCTGGAAAGTGTTCAATCAGGACGACCCTTATGGTGCGCGCTGGGCGCAAGAGCTGCAAGGACCGAAAACGCTGACGTTCAGCATAGGAAAACAAGATCAGACCGCAGCGGATGTATGTGCGGAAGACATTCATTTTGACGCGGATGGAATGAGTTTTGCGCTTGATCTTGGCGCAACACGCGAACCTGCGCGATTGGCGTTGGTTGGCGAGTTTAATTTATCCAATGCATTGGCTGCATGTGCGGCCATGTCAGCGTTGAAGGTGGAGCCGCAGGCTGTGCGTCAGCAGCTGGCGCGATTAACGCCAGTGGCTGGACGTATGCAGCGGCTGCATGAAGACAAGGCGCCGACTGTCCTGGTGGATTACGCGCACACGCCGGACGCCTTGGAAGTTGCGTTGAAGGCGGCGCGCAGGCATTGCCCGGGACGTCTCTGGTGCGTGTTTGGCTGCGGCGGCGACCGCGATCCAGGCAAGCGACCTCTGATGGGCGCAGTTGCTGCGCAGTATGCGGACGAAGTGGTGCTGACTGATGACAACCCTCGCGGAGAAGATCCGGAGAGCATCGTTGCGCAGATTGTGAAAGGCGCGGAACAAGGCGCGCACTTTCAGGTGGTGCGTCCTCGAAATGACGCTATCCGCTTCGCCGTGGAGCATGCGGCCCAAGAGGATGTGATTTTACTGGCAGGCAAAGGACACGAGGATTATCAGGAGATTCAGGGGCGGCGTTTGCCGTTCTCGGACATAGCTATAGCCCGCGACTGTCTGGCTTCTGTGGTTGGCGCGCGAGGCGCGAGAAGTTCCGCCAACGGCGAAATTTGA
- a CDS encoding peptidoglycan D,D-transpeptidase FtsI family protein: MKTSDRRTARRGAMEQAESGQAAPAMLWRYYAVAIMLVACFIVLVWRVIDLQVINHEFLRSQGDMRTVRVEPIQATRGKILDRNGEPLAVSAPVVTLWANPQEAQENDEGWRKLADLLGMQSDEMVKRLRRHKGKEFIYVQRQLSPETGRLAMDLKLQGLYAKREFKRYYPAGEVAAHIVGITDIDEKGQEGVELAFDQYLRGVNGSKKVLKDRRGYVIKDLSLLQDAQSGADLQLSIDLRLQYMAYRELKAAVEAHNAKSGSLVILDVRTGEVLAMVNQPSFNPNNRDSMNPSGLRNRAVTDLFEPGSTVKPLSIAAALKTGSFTTETRINTSPGFLRLNGQTIRDARDYGTLDLVSIITKSSNVGTSKVALKIGGEAVFETFYQAGFGQSSGIEFPGEAVGVLPNFTKWQPIRLATLSYGYGLSVTALQLAQSYMAIAADGVRRPVSLIRGGQQGVSPQQVMSPGISRHIREMLETVVLKGGTGTRAHVAEYRVAGKTGTTHKVGEHGYADDAYNAVFAGLAPVEKPRLAMAIVMNEPQGSEYYGGEVSAPVFARVVANALRLLNVAPDRAIPMVAGASGSDSKRNGG, encoded by the coding sequence ATGAAAACCAGCGACCGGCGGACAGCTCGGCGTGGCGCCATGGAGCAGGCCGAGAGCGGGCAGGCGGCCCCAGCGATGCTTTGGCGTTATTACGCTGTGGCTATCATGTTGGTCGCGTGTTTTATCGTGCTGGTCTGGCGCGTTATTGACTTGCAAGTAATTAATCACGAATTCCTGCGTTCGCAAGGCGACATGCGCACCGTTCGGGTTGAGCCGATTCAGGCGACCCGAGGCAAGATATTGGATCGCAACGGCGAGCCCTTAGCGGTCAGCGCGCCGGTCGTGACTTTGTGGGCGAACCCGCAAGAAGCGCAGGAGAATGATGAGGGCTGGCGTAAGCTGGCGGATTTGCTTGGCATGCAGTCTGACGAAATGGTGAAGAGACTGCGTCGTCATAAAGGCAAAGAGTTTATATACGTGCAGCGCCAGCTGTCGCCGGAAACCGGACGCTTGGCGATGGACCTGAAACTGCAGGGGCTGTACGCAAAACGCGAATTCAAACGCTATTACCCCGCTGGAGAAGTGGCGGCGCATATCGTGGGAATAACGGACATCGACGAAAAAGGCCAGGAAGGCGTTGAGCTGGCTTTTGATCAATATTTGCGCGGCGTTAATGGCAGCAAAAAGGTGCTGAAAGACCGCCGGGGGTATGTGATCAAGGATTTGAGCCTGCTGCAAGACGCGCAGTCCGGCGCCGATCTGCAACTCAGCATTGATTTGCGTCTGCAGTATATGGCGTATCGGGAGTTAAAGGCGGCGGTGGAGGCGCACAACGCAAAATCCGGATCGCTGGTGATATTGGATGTGAGGACCGGGGAGGTGTTGGCGATGGTGAATCAGCCCTCGTTCAACCCCAACAATAGGGACAGTATGAACCCCTCGGGGTTGCGAAATCGGGCTGTGACGGATTTGTTCGAGCCCGGGTCCACCGTCAAACCCTTGTCGATAGCCGCAGCGCTTAAGACAGGGAGTTTTACAACAGAAACCCGGATCAACACCAGTCCGGGTTTCCTGCGTTTGAATGGGCAGACTATTCGCGATGCTCGCGACTACGGCACGTTGGATCTGGTTTCTATCATTACCAAGTCCAGCAACGTCGGAACCAGCAAGGTGGCGTTGAAAATCGGCGGAGAAGCGGTTTTTGAAACTTTCTACCAGGCTGGCTTTGGACAGTCGTCTGGCATTGAGTTTCCAGGCGAAGCGGTAGGCGTGTTGCCGAACTTCACCAAGTGGCAGCCGATTCGTCTGGCGACGCTGTCATACGGTTACGGGCTGTCAGTCACTGCGCTGCAGCTGGCGCAGTCATACATGGCGATCGCCGCTGACGGCGTACGCAGGCCCGTAAGTTTGATCAGGGGAGGACAGCAAGGCGTTTCTCCACAACAGGTTATGTCGCCGGGCATTTCCAGACACATAAGAGAAATGCTGGAGACTGTGGTGTTAAAAGGCGGCACAGGAACTCGGGCTCACGTCGCCGAATATCGTGTGGCTGGAAAAACCGGCACCACTCACAAAGTTGGCGAGCATGGCTATGCGGATGACGCGTATAACGCGGTGTTTGCAGGTTTGGCTCCCGTAGAGAAGCCCAGACTGGCGATGGCGATCGTGATGAATGAGCCGCAAGGTTCAGAATATTACGGCGGAGAAGTTTCCGCGCCGGTTTTCGCCAGAGTGGTGGCTAATGCGTTGCGTCTGTTAAACGTGGCGCCGGATCGGGCTATCCCAATGGTTGCAGGAGCAAGCGGCTCCGATAGCAAAAGGAATGGAGGCTGA
- the ftsL gene encoding cell division protein FtsL, with the protein MILIRSTGQATPLTTRRSKTVREPILPVVLEWWGETCRLAASMIKGRALITLSLLVALVVSGVATVYAVHLNRQQFIELQTLQRDKDRYEREWTQLLLEESAWSAHSRVEQIADQRFGMHVPDATKIEIVR; encoded by the coding sequence ATGATTTTGATTCGTTCTACAGGTCAGGCTACGCCGCTGACGACCAGACGCAGCAAAACGGTTCGTGAGCCGATTTTGCCCGTCGTACTGGAGTGGTGGGGTGAGACGTGCCGCCTTGCCGCAAGCATGATCAAGGGGCGGGCGCTGATTACATTGTCATTGTTGGTTGCTCTGGTGGTGTCCGGCGTCGCCACGGTGTATGCCGTGCATTTGAACCGGCAGCAGTTTATTGAGCTACAGACGCTGCAGCGGGATAAAGATCGCTACGAGCGTGAATGGACCCAGCTGTTGCTGGAAGAAAGCGCCTGGAGCGCTCACAGCCGAGTGGAGCAGATTGCCGACCAGCGCTTTGGCATGCATGTGCCTGACGCGACAAAGATTGAGATTGTGAGATGA
- the rsmH gene encoding 16S rRNA (cytosine(1402)-N(4))-methyltransferase RsmH produces the protein MESNQYGHVTVLLAEAVEALGVKADGLYIDGTFGRGGHSAEILKALGPQGRLLGIDKDPRARRTAMERFSGDDRFLFRQGSFADMASFVSELQWPGVDGVLLDLGVSSPQLDEAERGFSFMQDGPLDMRMDPDSGLSASEWVNTAKEEEISKVLWDLGEERFARRMAKAIVAARQTQPITRTLQLAEIVAAANPRWEKGKNPATRAFQAIRIFINRELDDLAQGLEQAFGVLKPGGRLTVISFHSLEDRMVKQYMRDIVRGPKTPKWLPVVDDAPPKAKLVGKKIRAGETEVVANVRARSAVMRVLEKC, from the coding sequence ATGGAAAGTAATCAATACGGACACGTAACGGTTTTATTGGCCGAGGCTGTTGAGGCTCTGGGCGTCAAAGCGGATGGGCTTTATATAGATGGCACCTTCGGGCGCGGCGGACACAGTGCGGAGATATTGAAGGCGCTGGGTCCGCAAGGGCGACTGCTGGGTATCGACAAAGATCCACGTGCGAGGCGGACGGCGATGGAAAGATTTTCTGGCGATGACAGATTTCTGTTCCGGCAAGGTTCCTTTGCTGACATGGCCTCGTTCGTTTCTGAACTGCAATGGCCAGGGGTGGATGGCGTATTGCTTGATCTGGGCGTCTCTTCTCCGCAATTGGATGAGGCCGAAAGAGGCTTCAGCTTTATGCAGGACGGGCCATTGGATATGCGTATGGACCCGGACAGCGGCCTATCAGCTTCAGAATGGGTGAATACCGCAAAAGAAGAAGAAATCAGCAAAGTGCTTTGGGATCTGGGCGAAGAGCGTTTTGCGCGGCGGATGGCGAAGGCCATTGTGGCTGCGCGACAAACTCAACCCATCACCCGGACCTTGCAGCTGGCGGAAATAGTCGCGGCGGCCAACCCCCGTTGGGAGAAAGGCAAGAATCCGGCGACGCGGGCGTTTCAGGCTATCAGGATATTCATCAACAGGGAGTTGGACGATCTGGCTCAGGGGCTGGAACAGGCGTTCGGAGTGCTTAAGCCGGGCGGACGTCTGACGGTTATCAGCTTCCACTCTCTCGAAGACCGCATGGTTAAACAGTACATGCGGGATATTGTGCGAGGGCCCAAGACCCCGAAATGGCTGCCAGTGGTGGATGATGCGCCGCCAAAAGCAAAACTGGTAGGTAAGAAAATCCGCGCAGGCGAAACTGAAGTCGTGGCCAATGTACGGGCGCGTAGCGCCGTAATGCGTGTATTGGAGAAATGTTGA
- the mraZ gene encoding division/cell wall cluster transcriptional repressor MraZ, whose protein sequence is MFRGVNAINMDSKGRFAMPTRYRDRIAEISNNQMIATIDTQERCLLIYPLPEWEQIESQIAALPAYNPATRRIQRLLLGHATELEIDGAGRVLLSQPLREYAYLDKKLILLGQGKKFELWDEDHWTKRRDEYLDEDALGQDVPEELMNIAL, encoded by the coding sequence GTGTTTAGAGGCGTCAATGCGATCAACATGGATTCAAAGGGGCGCTTTGCCATGCCAACGCGTTACCGGGATCGTATTGCCGAAATAAGCAATAACCAAATGATTGCGACCATTGATACACAAGAACGCTGTCTTCTGATTTATCCGCTGCCGGAGTGGGAGCAGATTGAAAGCCAAATCGCCGCGCTTCCTGCGTACAACCCGGCGACCCGGCGCATCCAACGACTCTTGTTGGGCCACGCCACTGAATTGGAAATTGATGGTGCGGGACGCGTGTTGTTGTCCCAGCCGCTACGTGAATACGCATATCTGGATAAGAAATTGATTCTATTGGGTCAGGGTAAGAAGTTTGAGTTGTGGGACGAAGATCACTGGACGAAGCGGCGCGATGAATATCTGGACGAGGATGCGCTTGGTCAGGATGTCCCAGAAGAACTGATGAACATCGCGCTATAA